From a region of the Candida albicans SC5314 chromosome 1, complete sequence genome:
- the MYO2 gene encoding myosin 2 (Class V myosin; nonessential; sole class V myosin in C. albicans; required for WT actin cytoskeletal polarity, nuclear organization, migration, hyphal growth; conserved myosin ATPase/tail domains; Hap43-induced; flow model biofilm repressed) — protein MVSLYDVGTRCWYPDEKLGWISATVKSNKKNGNKHIIEFVPENDDSQVFTIETDNLSEENDKLPPLRNPPILEAAEDLTSLSYLNEPAVLQAIKLRYSQLNIYTYSGIVLIATNPFQRVEQLYSQDIIQAYAGKRRGELDPHLFAIAEDAYRCMKEDGENQTIVVSGESGAGKTVSAKYIMRYFATVEEDSELQSNIGTEHKSDMSDVEKQILATNPIMEAFGNAKTTRNDNSSRFGKYLEILFDKETSIIGARIRTYLLERSRLVFQPSTERNYHIFYQMLAGMSSSEKEALGLQTADDYKYTNQGGMPQIEGIDDAEEFRITNEALSLIGIDKSKQSEIYKILAALLHIGNIDIAATKNDAHLSSDEPNLTKACELLGIDAVSFAKWCVKKQITTRNEKITSNLNHKQALVARDSFAKYIYSALFDWLVDYVNSDLCPDEVAARVKSFIGVLDIYGFEHFEKNSFEQFCINYANEKLQQEFNQHVFKLEQEEYIKEQIEWSFIDFADNQPCIDVIENRLGILSLLDEESRLPAGNDESWIEKMFQNLDKEPTNKVFKKPRFGQTKFIVSHYALDVTYDIEGFIEKNRDTVGEGHLEVMKNTTNPLLQSILEIIDKNAAALEASKPETKAPRAKIANKKPTLGSMFKNSLIELMKTINSTNVHYIRCIKPNEQKKAWEFDTLMVLSQLRACGVLETIRISCAGFPSRWTYVEFADRYHILVPSQDWIRVMSGDTTQESVSGLCNQILTTNIENKEKYQLGNTKIFFKAGMLAHFEKLRSDKLFKSAVMIQKNMRKRFYRKRYLETRASHIQLQGLIRGYMSRKRVREEQERVAATLIQTSIRGYLARKQFAQTVLSVVTIQKSVRGLQARRNYLKLRELSSAVVIQKSWKAYQARSSYQTQRKSAVIIQSAFRRQYAIRELQQLKVEAKSLNKLKEVSYQLENKVIDLTQSLTAKIQDNKKLMEEIANLKALLEQQGQAHETLKTRELEFNEKFDSQNAEHQQEVENLNRELETIKNEYASAGAKIEQLYKEQAELKQEVQRNIEELNKAKDDLVKRDTIEVDLKSHIEQLKTELAKLQQQQSEARNGSAVLVNSKARNVNKRHSSAVAWNSPNSLDNSNRPVSVIAVSNDEDANIDDINDELFKLLRDSRQLHREIVDGLLKGLKIPPSGIAADLTRKEVLFPSRIIIIILSDMWRLGLTKESEDFLGEVLSSIQLIVSALKDDDVIPHGAFWLSNTHELYSFVSYAQHTIIANDNLAHEMSEEEFDEYLKLVAVVKEDFESLSYNIYNMWMKKMEKDLEKKAVSAVVLSQALPGFMAPESSPFLAKVFSGGVQYKMDDILSFFNTVYWAMKSYFIEMEVINEVIIELLRFVDALCFNDLIMRRNFLSWKRGLQLNYNVTRLEEWCKSHDIEEGSNYLSHLLQAAKLLQLRKNTPDDISIIYEICFALKPIQIQKLISQYYVADYETPIAPNVLQAVADKVKESDSSNSDDLFELVSTDGHFNDPFRNIALRPFSRVEAYVPAWLNLPVIRRIVELVAKNASVQESQSTIGVEEEANGL, from the coding sequence ATGGTATCATTATACGATGTGGGAACCCGTTGTTGGTATCCTGATGAAAAACTAGGCTGGATCAGTGCTACTGTAAAgtcaaacaagaaaaatggGAACAAGCACATTATAGAATTTGTACCTGAGAATGATGATTCTCAAGTATTCACTATTGAAACTGACAATTTATCAGAAGAAAATGACAAATTACCTCCATTAAGAAATCCTCCAATATTGGAAGCAGCAGAAGATTTGACTAGTTTGTCCTATTTGAATGAACCTGCTGTCTTACAGGCAATTAAATTACGTTACTCGCAATTGAACATTTATACTTATTCTGgtattgttttaattgCCACCAATCCTTTCCAAAGAGTTGAACAATTATATTCACAAGACATTATACAAGCTTATGCTGGTAAAAGAAGAGGTGAATTAGATCCCCATCTATTCGCCATCGCCGAAGACGCTTACAGGTGCATGAAAGAAGATGGTGAAAACCAAACTATAGTTGTCAGTGGTGAATCCGGGGCTGGTAAAACTGTTTCTGCTAAATATATTATGAGATATTTTGCTACCGTGGAAGAAGATTCAGAATTACAAAGCAACATCGGCACTGAACATAAATCCGACATGTCAGATGTcgaaaaacaaattttagCCACCAATCCTATTATGGAGGCTTTTGGTAATGCCAAAACCACAAGAAACGACAACTCATCACGTTTCGGTAAATACTTGGAAATCTTGTTTGATAAAGAAACATCAATTATTGGTGCTAGAATAAGAACGTATCTTTTAGAAAGATCTAGATTAGTATTCCAACCAAGCACAGAAAGAAACTACCATATCTTTTATCAAATGTTGGCTGGTATGAGCAGTAGTGAAAAGGAAGCCTTAGGGTTGCAAACTGCTGACGATTATAAGTATACCAACCAAGGTGGAATGCCTCAAATAGAAGGAATCGATGACGCTGAAGAATTCCGTATCACTAATGAAGCATTATCTTTAATTGGGATTGATAAATCTAAGCAATCAGAAATCTACAAGATTTTAGCAGCACTTTTACACATTGGTAACATTGATATTGCTGCTACCAAAAACGATGCACACTTATCCAGTGACGAGCCTAATTTGACTAAAGCGTGTGAATTATTGGGTATTGATGCGGTATCATTCGCCAAATGGTGTGTTAAAAAGCAAATCACAACCAGAAACGAAAAAATCACCAGTAATTTAAACCACAAACAGGCTTTAGTTGCCAGAGACTCGTTTgctaaatatatttattcgGCTTTGTTTGATTGGTTAGTCGACTATGTCAATTCTGATTTATGTCCAGACGAAGTTGCTGCCAGAGTCAAATCATTTATTGGTGTATTGGATATTTATGGTTTTGAACATTTCGAAAAGAATTCTTTTGAACAATTCTGCATCAATTACGCCAACgaaaaattacaacaagAATTCAATCAACACGTTTTCAAGTTGGAACAAGAGGAATATATTaaagaacaaattgaatggTCTTTTATTGACTTTGCCGATAATCAACCTTGTATCGATGTAATTGAAAACAGATTAGGTATATTGTCACTTTTGGATGAAGAATCCAGACTTCCGGCAGGTAATGATGAATCATGGATTGAGAAGATGTTCCAGAATTTGGATAAAGAACCAACTAATAAAGTATTTAAAAAGCCAAGATTTGGTCAAAccaaatttattgtttctcATTATGCCTTAGATGTTACCTATGATATTGAAGGTTTCATTGAAAAGAATAGAGATACTGTTGGTGAAGGTCATCTTGAAGTTATGAAAAACACCACCAATCCATTGTTACAATCcattttggaaattattgataaaaatgcTGCTGCCTTGGAAGCCTCTAAACCAGAAACCAAAGCACCAAGAGCAAAGATTGCTAATAAGAAACCGACTTTGGGTTCCATGTTCAAGAATTCgttgattgaattaatgaaaactATCAACTCCACAAATGTTCATTATATCAGATGTATTAAACCAAATGAACAAAAGAAAGCTTGGGAATTTGACACATTAATGGTGTTGTCTCAATTGAGAGCTTGTGGTGTGTTGGAAACAATCAGAATTTCATGTGCTGGGTTCCCTTCAAGATGGACTTATGTGGAATTTGCTGACAGATATCATATTTTGGTTCCATCACAAGATTGGATTAGAGTCATGAGTGGTGACACTACGCAAGAATCTGTGTCTGGATTATGTAACCAAATATTGACGaccaatattgaaaataaggAGAAATACCAATTGGGTAACACcaagatttttttcaaagctGGTATGTTGGctcattttgaaaaattgagaTCCGataaattgttcaaatcaGCAGTGATGATCCAAAAGAACATGAGAAAGAGATTTTACAGAAAGAGGTATCTCGAAACCAGAGCTTCTCATATTCAGTTACAAGGTTTAATTCGTGGTTATATGTCCAGAAAACGCGTCAgagaagaacaagaaagaGTTGCAGCAACTTTAATCCAAACTTCCATCAGAGGTTACTTGGCCAGAAAGCAATTTGCTCAAACAGTTTTATCAGTGGTCACTATCCAAAAATCTGTCAGAGGATTGCAAGCAAGAAGAAATTACTTAAAATTACGCGAATTAAGCTCCGCCGTTGTTATTCAAAAATCTTGGAAAGCTTATCAAGCCAGATCCAGTTATCAAACTCAACGGAAATCTGCTGTTATTATTCAATCAGCATTTAGAAGACAATATGCTATTCGTGAATTACAGCAATTGAAAGTTGAAGCTAAATCcttgaataaattgaagGAAGTGTCTTATCAATTAGAAAACAAGGTGATTGATTTGACTCAATCATTAACTGCCAAGATCCAGGATAATAAGAAATTAATGGAAGAAATTGCCAATTTGAAGGCTTTATTAGAACAACAAGGTCAAGCACATGAAACTTTGAAAACTCGTGAACTTGAATTCAACGAGAAGTTTGACTCCCAGAATGCTGAACATCAACAAGAAGTTGAAAACTTGAATCGTGAATTGGAGACCATCAAGAATGAATACGCTTCAGCTGGTGCCAAGATTGAACAATTGTACAAAGAACAAGCTGAATTGAAACAAGAAGTTCAAAGGAacattgaagaattgaacaAGGCTAAAGATGATCTTGTTAAGCGTGATACCATTGaagttgatttgaaatcacACATTGAACAATTAAAGACCGAATTAGCCAAAttgcaacagcaacaatcAGAAGCCAGAAATGGATCTGCTGTTCTTGTGAATAGCAAAGCCAGAAATGTCAACAAGCGTCACAGTAGTGCCGTGGCCTGGAACTCACCAAACTCCCTTGACAATAGCAACAGACCAGTATCAGTCATTGCCGTTTccaatgatgaagatgcaaatattgatgatatcAATGAcgaattattcaaattgttgagAGATTCACGTCAATTACATCGTGAAATTGTCGATGGGTTATTGAAAGGTTTGAAAATACCACCATCTGGTATTGCCGCTGATTTGACCAGAAAGGAAGTTCTTTTCCCATCAAGaataatcatcattattttgtCAGACATGTGGAGATTAGGGTTAACTAAAGAAAGTGAAGATTTCCTTGGAGAAGTTTTGtcatcaattcaattgattgtttcTGCTTTGAAAGACGATGACGTTATTCCTCATGGTGCATTCTGGTTATCCAACACCCATGAATTATATTCCTTTGTTTCATATGCTCAGCACACTATCATTGCTAACGACAATTTGGCCCATGAAATgagtgaagaagaatttgatgaatatCTTAAATTAGTAGCTGTGGTGAAGGAAGATTTCGAATCACTTTCCTACAACATTTACAATATGtggatgaagaagatggaAAAAGATTTGGAAAAGAAAGCTGTGTCGGCTGTTGTATTGTCACAAGCATTACCTGGGTTTATGGCCCCTGAGAGCTCTCCATTTTTGGCCAAAGTATTTTCCGGTGGAGTTCAATACAAAATGGATGATATTTTAAGCTTCTTCAACACTGTTTACTGGGCTATGAAATCATATTTCATTGAAATGGAAGTTATAAATGAagttattattgaattattaagaTTTGTTGATGCCTTGTGtttcaatgatttgatCATGAGAAGAAATTTCTTGTCTTGGAAGAGAGgtttacaattgaattataatGTTACAAGATTAGAAGAATGGTGTAAAAGTCATGATATAGAAGAAGGATCCAATTATTTGAGTCATTTGTTACAAGCTGCTAAGTTGTTACAATTGAGAAAGAATACCCCTGATGATATTAGCATAATATATGAAATATGTTTTGCTTTGAAACCAatccaaattcaaaaattgatttcacaATATTATGTTGCTGATTATGAAACACCAATTGCTCCTAATGTGTTACAAGCAGTTGCTGATAAAGTCAAAGAAAGCGATTCCAGTAATTCCGATGATTTATTCGAATTAGTTTCAACTGATGGACATTTCAATGATCCTTTCAGAAATATTGCATTGAGACCATTTTCAAGAGTTGAAGCTTATGTTCCTGCTTGGTTGAATTTACCAGTTATTAGAAGAATAGTTGAATTAGTTGCCAAAAACGCTTCCGTACAAGAATCACAATCTACAATAGgtgttgaagaagaagccAATGGATTGTGA
- a CDS encoding uncharacterized protein (Ortholog of C. dubliniensis CD36 : Cd36_12800, C. parapsilosis CDC317 : CPAR2_203460, Candida tenuis NRRL Y-1498 : CANTEDRAFT_94106 and Debaryomyces hansenii CBS767 : DEHA2C13948g), which translates to MNVTSNGYYSSQYLSEQQRKQPRYQYNYTSNLPPSPKEFIVEVDEDDSAPYIPQMEFLPSQRQAFMNNVRPKTPKSQSESMISPPGSAHRSTSSLPIEYDDLEPDNQLEETITPAQLNYLQEQNHYVPYQPEPRQPYQPQQYNPPKPKYPKNKNNDYYIRQKKRYDKAQVVKPKLYSHKTFHDVFEDKTEKLDRYNPMDLVFEGKDTKDKSTFLEKMQTKLTKDKYDDYNYYDHRPKKSPVKEEIFVDNQSDDDEDVTQEEVEVAEVVTVGEGKDKETKIIKKKVPLKKLMKKKLNQAKKELGKDFVDYSRRQKEINEKIKESKLQLKKKRELERAAEKEKLRKEQKEKAGAEGKATEKTSDDKKGDEKEKEGEEKKTDGEGEGEEKKDEKKDEKAAEETSVPWLAYLASWLYYPEEEEGKKDEEKKEEEKKEDDKDKEKDKKDEAAKPVKKVVYPPTPFEKTTKRLKVFSKNSKVVFDNWNQPATKMFYRELLNEPISSNASAVSKPKPVPSNASVLSKKKSEPSIHPSNKSVIKVIEENGDPKEFIIECSDSEAESQLTQEMYYNPVTKQLETSPPTSSSSMITGDEESIVTNKPEVITTRGLQFDPNAPVVVISTWMDLIKRVQIMKMLFAPIDIIGEFIPGLQGLVVIIELLLFIWILYEMSRLVNAICMMITAVCAPMIAVGKFMNRIV; encoded by the coding sequence ATGAATGTCACAAGTAACGGATATTACTCGTCGCAATATTTGAGtgaacaacaaagaaaacaacCTCGTTACCAATACAACTACACCCTGAACCTACCACCATCCCCTaaagaatttattgttgaagTGGATGAAGACGATTCTGCTCCATATATCCCTCAAATGGAGTTTCTACCCCTGCAAAGACAAGCATTTATGAATAATGTCAGACCCAAGACTCCTAAATCACAATCTGAATCTATGATCTCACCACCTGGTAGTGCTCATCGTAGCACATCCTCGTTACCAATTGAGTACGATGATTTGGAACCAGACAACCAACTTGAAGAAACTATAACTCCAgcacaattgaattatctCCAAGAACAAAATCATTATGTGCCGTATCAGCCAGAGCCAAGACAACCTTATCAGCCGCAACAGTATAACCCTCCCAAACCAAAATACccgaaaaataaaaacaatgaCTATTATATTCGTCAGAAAAAGAGGTACGACAAAGCACAGGTCGTCAAACCTAAATTATACTCACATAAAACATTCCACGATGTTTTTGAAGacaaaacagaaaaattGGATAGGTATAATCCTATGGATCTTGTTTTTGAAGGCAAGGATACCAAAGACAAACTGACTTTTTTAGAAAAGATGCAAACCAAATTAACTAAAGATAAGTATGATGATTACAATTATTACGATCACAGGCCAAAAAAGAGTCCCGTTAAGGAAGAAATTTTTGTCGATAACCAAAGTGACGACGATGAAGATGTCACACAAGAGGAAGTCGAAGTAGCTGAGGTAGTCACTGTTGGAGAAGgtaaagataaagaaaccaaaatcatcaagaagaaagtacctttgaaaaaactaatgaagaaaaagctCAACCAGGCAAAGAAGGAATTGGGAAAAGATTTTGTGGATTATTCCCGAAGACAAAAggaaattaatgaaaaaatcaaagagTCAAAGcttcaattgaagaagaaaagggAATTAGAAAGGGCTGcagagaaagaaaagttaCGGAAGGagcaaaaagaaaaggcTGGCGCTGAAGGTAAGGCCACAGAAAAGACTTCTGATGACAAGAAGGGcgatgaaaaagaaaaagaaggggaagaaaagaaaacagaTGGTGAGGGTGAAGGtgaagaaaagaaggatgaaaagaaagatgaAAAGGCAGCCGAAGAAACTAGTGTTCCTTGGTTGGCATATCTTGCTTCATGGTTGTATTATCCCGAGGAGGAGGAAggaaaaaaagatgaagaaaagaaggaagaagagaagaaaGAGGACGACAAAGATAAAGAGAAAGACAAAAAGGATGAAGCAGCCAAACCAGTCAAGAAGGTGGTATATCCGCCTACACCATTTGAGAAAACCACTAAAAGACTAAAAGTATTTTCAAAGAATTCCAAAGTAGTGTTTGACAATTGGAATCAACCAGCTACTAAAATGTTCTATCGGGAGTTACTTAATGAACCTATACTGCTGAATGCGCTGGCCGTATCAAAACCGAAACCTGTACCACTGAACGCCCTGgtattatcaaaaaagaaatcagaACCACTGATCCATCCTTCCAATAAATCGGTTATTAAAGTAATAGAAGAGAATGGTGACCCTAAAgagtttattattgaatgcAGTGATAGTGAAGCTGAATCCCAGTTAACCCAAGAAATGTATTACAATCCTGTGACCAAGCAATTGGAAACAAGTCCTCCAActtcatcgtcatcaaTGATAACTGGAGACGAAGAAAGTATTGTAACCAACAAACCTGAGGTGATTACTACTCGAGGTTTGCAATTTGATCCAAATGCACCTGTTGTGGTAATATCAACTTGGATGGACTTGATTAAACGGGTGcaaattatgaaaatgcTTTTTGCCCCCATTGACATTATTGGAGAATTCATACCTGGTCTACAAGGTTTAGTTGTGATTATTGAATTGCTTTTATTCATTTGGATATTGTACGAGATGAGTAGATTAGTGAATGCGATATGTATGATGATTACGGCTGTATGTGCACCAATGATAGCAGTTGGTAAGTTTATGAATagaattgtttga
- a CDS encoding uncharacterized protein (Ortholog(s) have cytosol, nucleus localization) gives MLRSFIRRMSSAKPPQISHSETPGPIESSIISKITNEFKPLYFKIDNDSHKHAHHAGIRGAKNKTESHFRLEIVSDVFEGKSLSARHRLVYSLLANELKNDGVHALQMKTKTPEEINKTQN, from the coding sequence ATGCTAAGGCTGTTTATACGCAGAATGTCTTCAGCTAAACCCCCTCAAATATCACATTCTGAAACTCCAGGACCAAttgaatcatcaataatatcGAAAATAACTAATGAATTCAAAccattatattttaaaattgataatgattccCATAAACATGCTCATCATGCTGGTATTAGAGGtgcaaaaaacaaaacagaATCCCATTTTAGATTAGAAATTGTTAGTGATGTATTTGAAGGGAAATCATTATCTGCTAGACATAGATTAGTGTATTCATTATTAgctaatgaattgaaaaatgatggTGTTCATGCTCTACAAATGAAAACGAAAACGCCAGAAGAAATCAACAAGACTCAAAATTAA
- the DUR32 gene encoding Dur32p (Putative urea transporter; possibly an essential gene, disruptants not obtained by UAU1 method) codes for MSESSVHLLNQAAGYGVLIGVGALFAGGMILTTFLLQKYLHENANSTETFSVANRSVGTFLSASAVYSSWSWSTEFLFVSSMTYNYGVQAGYYYGAGLAIQIAVMSVIGIHAKKRIPTAHTSLEAVQLRYGKAAHLLYLVLSLICNICSCSAMILACASGISIIAGNLHIVASTMLIPFGVLLYTVVGGLKATFLTDFVHTTVLLVVLCYINTAVLTSDQVGGIDGLYDKIIEVSKTKFIEGNYDGSILTGKSKGSVIFGLVLTAGNFGLTVMDSSFWQKTFSASPRATVPAYLLTAFLIFSNVWPISAIIGGSSHFLESDPSFPTYPRKMTQYEIDSGFVLPYVLKAILGNGGVGALLLILYLAVTSTVSAQMVSVSSIVSFDIYKKYIHPNAQNKSMINVSHITCVVFGLGIAGFSIMLHYVGVNMTWFGYFIPMAICPGVIPLIFTVTRDRQTFWAAFISPIVGFAAGLAVWISTAYHFYGSVTIESTGGQLPALYGSLTALLLPGTLSIIISFIKPEKFDWEKLKQVNLLVDGDSSSEVEIDNDTPTIPKEKQDGVEVNFESDETSSLEQQQQSQAASQLTVKEMDFWIKISTGSVIFILLVTWVIWPMSVYRDWVFTASYFKGYVTVALIWLYTTLIVIGLVPFYTGRHSAAKVFRGVYNDYIKRK; via the coding sequence ATGTCGGAAAGTTCAgttcatttattaaacCAAGCTGCAGGGTATGGTGTTTTAATTGGTGTTGGAGCATTATTTGCTGGTGGTATGATCTTAACCACATTTTTATTGCAAAAATACCTTCATGAAAATGCCAATAGTACTGAAACATTTTCAGTTGCAAATCGTTCAGTAGGTACTTTCCTTTCGGCGTCTGCAGTTTATTCAAGTTGGAGTTGGAGTACAGAGTTTTTATTCGTATCACTGATGACTTATAATTACGGAGTTCAAGCTGGGTATTATTATGGGGCAGGTCTTGCGATTCAAATTGCCGTAATGAGTGTTATTGGTATTCACGCTAAGAAAAGGATTCCAACCGCACATACCTCGTTAGAAGCAGTGCAATTAAGATATGGTAAGGCAGCACACTTACtttatttggttttgtCTTTGATTTGTAATATTTGTTCTTGTCTGGCAATGATTTTGGCATGTGCATCTGGTATCTCAATCATTGCTGGTAACCTTCATATTGTTGCATCCACAATGTTGATTCCATTTGGTGTCTTGTTGTATACTGTGGTTGGTGGGTTGAAAGCAACTTTCCTTACAGATTTTGTTCACACCACAGTGTTACTTGTTGTTTTGTGTTACATAAACACCGCGGTTTTAACATCTGACCAAGTTGGTGGAATAGATGGATTATATGACAAAATTATTGAGGTTAGTAAGACTAAATTCATCGAGGGAAATTATGACGGATCAATCCTTACGGGTAAATCAAAAGGGTCAGTAATATTTGGATTAGTATTAACTGCAGGTAATTTTGGTTTAACGGTTATGGACTCGTCATTTTGGCAAAAAACATTTTCAGCTAGTCCAAGAGCTACTGTTCCTGCTTATCTTTTAACGGcatttttgatattttccAACGTGTGGCCAATTAGTGCTATTATTGGCGGGTCACTGCATTTTTTGGAATCTGATCCATCATTCCCCACTTATCCTCGTAAAATGACCcaatatgaaattgattctgGATTTGTCTTACCATATGTGTTAAAAGCAATATTAGGGAATGGAGGTGTAGGTGCATTACtattaattttatatttagcTGTTACATCGACTGTATCAGCACAAATGGTTTCAGTATCTTCCATTGTATCATTTGacatttacaaaaaatatattcatcCTAATGCCCAAAACAAATCTATGATCAATGTTTCTCATATAACTTGTGTTGTGTTTGGTTTAGGTATTGCTGGATTCAGTATCATGTTACATTATGTTGGTGTGAATATGACTTGGTTTGGATATTTTATACCTATGGCCATTTGTCCAGGTGTGATTCCATTGATTTTCACTGTTACCCGGGACAGACAAACCTTTTGGGCAGCATTTATTTCTCCAATTGTTGGATTTGCTGCAGGGTTAGCGGTGTGGATTTCGACGGCATATCACTTTTATGGATCTGTCACAATTGAATCGACTGGCGGTCAATTGCCAGCATTATACGGGTCATTAACAGCATTATTGTTACCTGGAACATTGAGTATCatcatttcatttattaaacCGGAAAAGTTTGATTGGGAAAAATTGAAGCAAGTCAATTTGTTAGTTGATGGAGATAGTTCATCTGAAGTTGAGATCGATAATGACACCCCAACTATCCctaaagaaaaacaagatGGAGTTGAAGTGAATTTCGAATCTGATGAAACATCAAGTTTggagcaacaacagcagtCCCAAGCTGCTTCTCAATTAACGGTTAAAGAAATGGATTTCTGGATCAAAATCTCTACCGGATCTGTgatttttatattgttaGTTACTTGGGTCATTTGGCCAATGTCTGTATATCGAGATTGGGTATTCACAGCTTCGTATTTTAAAGGATATGTCACCGTTGCCTTAATTTGGTTGTATACCACATTGATTGTGATAGGATTAGTTCCATTTTATACTGGAAGACATTCAGCTGCTAAAGTGTTTAGAGGTGTTTATAATGACtatataaaaagaaaatag
- a CDS encoding uncharacterized protein (Protein of unknown function; Hap43-induced; Spider biofilm induced) yields the protein MHPYQASGGNNNLSSGNASTNIPQVTSPTQSNLRQGYSQQVPTQNITNNSYYPRNTSSNVAPNLLPHLSYNGILPPRTFIGTSPLNGIPPPAYGSQPKQYQQAQPSNQRLSFRNDQPQQLDPKQLQKITSPYQQTSQQSLSPPPPQQQQQQQSYYQQSSQNYSRESSQHPQGQQTRGLLSSGNSSNQINLSASIQQDDHRQHKSNNHKKTNESNVVAKPIDQIDPSTGKKKRGRPKKFILDPSTNTMIDSTHPNFKQLNKALKDGNIDQDVRSNGNNVTNDMSVLLNSSGTVDGFNDSELKELLKKKDRRGRPRKFPVEETGVTIKGVRINGSGISKTKN from the coding sequence ATGCATCCGTATCAAGCTTCTGGTGGTAACAATAATCTTTCAAGTGGAAATGCATCCACAAACATACCTCAAGTCACATCCCCAACCCAATCAAATTTGAGACAAGGCTACCTGCAACAAGTGCCAACACAAAACATCACTAACAATTCTTATTATCCAAGAAACACATCGAGCAACGTAGCTCCAAATCTACTTCCTCATTTATCCTACAATGGCATACTTCCCCCACGTACATTTATTGGCACATCACCTTTGAATGGAATTCCACCTCCTGCGTATGGAAGTcaaccaaaacaatatcaacaagCGCAGCCATCAAATCAGCGTCTTAGTTTCCGTAATGATCAACCCCAACAATTAGATCCAAAGCaacttcaaaaaataacatCGCCATACCAGCAAACTTCGCAACAATCtttatcaccaccacctccacagcagcaacaacaacaacaaagttATTACCAACAGTCACTGCAGAATTATTCCCGGGAATCCTCACAGCATCCTCAAGGACAGCAGACGCGTGGGTTATTATCATCAGGAAATAGCAGTAACCAAATAAATCTCTCGGCTTCGATTCAGCAAGATGACCATAGACAACATAAATCTAACAACCACAAAAAGacaaatgaatcaaatgtGGTTGCAAAACCTATTGATCAAATAGATCCTTCTActggaaagaaaaaaaggggTCGCCCCAAAAAATTCATACTTGATCCTTCAACAAACACTATGATTGATTCAACGCATCCCAATTTTAAACAGTTGAATAAAGCGTTGAAAGATGGAAATATTGACCAAGATGTGAGGTCTAATGGAAACAACGTCACTAATGATATGAGTGTATTACTCAATTCTTCAGGGACAGTAGACGGATTTAATGACTCGGAGTTGAAAGAATTactaaagaagaaagacAGAAGAGGTCGACCAAGAAAATTCCCTGTTGAAGAAACTGGGGTAACTATTAAAGGGGTTAGAATTAATGGAAGCGGTATttccaaaaccaaaaattaG